The proteins below come from a single Candidatus Planktophila dulcis genomic window:
- a CDS encoding glycosyltransferase family 4 protein, producing the protein MPLSKKRIGIVCPYGWDTPGGVQSHVGDLAQYLIRQGHFVSVLAPAIDEENLPDYVTSAGRPIAIPYNGAVARVLFGPIAFSRVRQWIANGNFDVLHLHEPAIPSISLLACWAAEGPMVGTFHAAAKRQKVTFAVAPILEPVIEKLTARIAVSEAARETLTEHLETDAIVVPNGIYADLYRDGVTDQRWTGNTLGFIGRFEEKRKGLDVLVAALPSIIAKFPDLKVFVAGPGDAQEVLKEIYPYLHSRFEFLGRISESEKANFLASVGLYIAPNTGGESFGIILAEALAGGASVVASDIPAFDSLLGHGAYGTLFASEDSQDLAKKVIALLGDEEGRRAIAQRGKKYAQEFDWDVVAEKIYDVYEMAMVGGSTVTLSSENRAWNKFLGRQS; encoded by the coding sequence ATGCCGTTATCAAAAAAGCGCATTGGCATCGTCTGCCCTTATGGCTGGGATACACCGGGTGGAGTTCAGAGCCATGTGGGTGATCTCGCTCAGTACTTGATTCGTCAAGGTCACTTTGTCTCTGTTCTAGCTCCAGCGATAGATGAGGAAAACCTTCCTGATTATGTAACAAGTGCGGGCAGACCGATTGCAATTCCATACAACGGAGCTGTTGCTCGTGTTCTCTTTGGCCCCATTGCATTTTCGCGTGTGCGCCAATGGATAGCCAACGGAAACTTCGATGTCTTACATCTGCATGAGCCAGCGATTCCTTCTATCTCACTTCTTGCGTGTTGGGCAGCCGAAGGCCCCATGGTAGGAACTTTCCATGCAGCAGCAAAACGCCAGAAAGTGACCTTTGCTGTTGCCCCCATCCTGGAACCGGTGATTGAGAAGCTGACAGCACGCATTGCAGTAAGTGAAGCAGCGCGTGAAACTCTCACAGAGCACCTAGAGACAGATGCCATCGTTGTTCCCAATGGCATCTATGCAGATCTCTATCGTGATGGAGTTACTGACCAACGCTGGACGGGCAATACTTTAGGATTTATTGGGCGCTTTGAAGAGAAGCGAAAAGGGCTCGATGTGTTGGTCGCAGCACTTCCTTCCATAATTGCAAAGTTTCCGGATCTTAAAGTCTTTGTTGCCGGTCCTGGAGATGCACAAGAAGTCTTGAAAGAAATTTATCCTTATCTGCATTCACGTTTTGAATTTCTTGGTCGCATCTCAGAATCGGAGAAGGCGAACTTTCTCGCCTCCGTCGGTCTCTATATTGCGCCCAATACTGGGGGAGAGTCTTTTGGAATAATCTTGGCTGAAGCACTTGCCGGTGGAGCAAGTGTTGTGGCCAGCGATATTCCTGCATTCGATTCGCTGCTTGGCCATGGTGCATATGGAACTCTCTTTGCATCTGAAGATAGCCAGGATTTAGCGAAGAAAGTTATTGCTCTTCTAGGTGATGAAGAGGGCAGGAGAGCGATAGCTCAACGGGGCAAGAAATATGCGCAAGAGTTTGATTGGGATGTTGTGGCAGAGAAGATTTATGATGTCTATGAAATGGCGATGGTGGGTGGTTCAACGGTGACGCTGTCTTCGGAAAATCGCGCATGGAATAAGTTCTTAGGAAGGCAATCGTGA
- a CDS encoding phosphatidylinositol mannoside acyltransferase gives MKDRLVLVAYLLGWWVVRTLPEKMAYSLFWSLGEFVHKRNGKSIQRLRSNLHVVKPDLDEVALETLVAQSMSSNMRYWCDTFRIQNWSKERILGTVTTTNEELLLNPMKEGRGVVIALPHSGNWDHAGAYFCSLGIPLVSVAERLKPEALFQKFLRHREAMGFEILSLDSRSFATLLKRAREKRLIALVADRDLSQSGIDVKFFGKNARMPAGPALLAIKTGIPIVVAHVSCTNQGIHIDFHPVDVPSEGTESERISATVQATADLFAQGISEHPEDWHMLQRIWVDEKQVHAEGSR, from the coding sequence ATGAAAGATCGTCTTGTTTTGGTTGCTTACCTTCTGGGTTGGTGGGTTGTGCGCACCTTGCCAGAGAAGATGGCGTATTCCCTCTTCTGGTCACTCGGGGAATTTGTCCATAAGCGCAATGGCAAGAGCATTCAACGCCTGCGCAGCAACTTGCATGTAGTTAAACCAGATCTTGATGAGGTGGCGCTAGAGACACTGGTTGCACAATCGATGTCTTCCAATATGCGATATTGGTGTGACACCTTCCGAATTCAAAATTGGAGCAAAGAACGCATTCTAGGAACTGTGACCACGACAAACGAAGAACTATTGCTCAACCCCATGAAAGAGGGCAGGGGAGTAGTTATAGCTCTGCCGCACTCGGGTAATTGGGATCACGCGGGTGCTTACTTCTGTTCACTCGGTATCCCACTAGTTTCGGTTGCTGAACGACTCAAGCCAGAGGCTCTCTTTCAGAAATTTCTGCGCCATCGTGAAGCAATGGGATTTGAAATTCTCTCACTCGATAGCCGCTCATTCGCTACTCTGCTTAAGCGAGCAAGAGAGAAGCGTTTAATTGCATTGGTAGCTGATCGAGACCTCTCACAATCAGGTATTGATGTGAAATTCTTTGGAAAGAATGCGCGAATGCCGGCAGGGCCAGCCCTGCTTGCCATCAAGACCGGTATTCCCATTGTTGTAGCCCATGTCTCTTGCACCAATCAAGGAATTCACATTGATTTCCATCCTGTTGATGTACCAAGTGAAGGCACTGAATCAGAGCGCATATCTGCCACAGTGCAAGCAACTGCAGATTTATTTGCCCAAGGAATTTCCGAGCATCCAGAGGATTGGCATATGCTGCAAAGAATCTGGGTAGATGAGAAGCAAGTGCACGCTGAAGGGAGTAGATGA
- the pgsA gene encoding phosphatidylinositol phosphate synthase has protein sequence MISNVLKPAVTRLIEPVAGFALRIGLTPNMVTMIGAVGVLASAGYFYPREDYFIGTLFICFFALSDLFDGTMARISHQGASKWGGFLDSTIDRITDSAITIAILIPLIAADDKLSYLGLVTLVTGLLIPYIRAKAESFGIDCSVGIAERTERLVIILTAVGFEGLNVPYALAIGLWILAILGVITVVQRIKVVRDGLLTS, from the coding sequence ATGATTAGTAACGTACTGAAACCAGCTGTCACACGATTAATTGAACCGGTGGCAGGTTTTGCTCTGCGCATTGGATTGACTCCAAATATGGTGACCATGATTGGTGCCGTTGGCGTCCTTGCGTCAGCTGGCTATTTCTATCCTCGTGAAGATTATTTCATCGGAACTCTCTTTATCTGCTTCTTTGCCCTGAGCGACCTCTTTGATGGAACGATGGCTCGTATTTCACATCAAGGAGCCAGCAAGTGGGGCGGATTTCTCGATTCCACTATCGATCGCATCACAGATTCTGCAATCACGATTGCAATCTTGATTCCACTGATTGCAGCAGATGACAAGCTTTCATACCTTGGTCTAGTCACACTCGTGACTGGACTTCTGATTCCTTATATTCGAGCAAAAGCTGAGTCTTTTGGCATTGATTGTTCGGTCGGAATAGCAGAGCGCACTGAGAGACTGGTCATCATCCTTACTGCAGTTGGCTTTGAAGGACTCAATGTTCCTTATGCACTCGCTATTGGTTTATGGATCTTGGCGATACTCGGTGTGATCACTGTTGTGCAGCGCATCAAAGTTGTCCGCGATGGACTTCTAACCTCATGA
- a CDS encoding HIT family protein, which translates to MAGIDGVGMPDGWQRLWAPHRLDYLRGENRPLEGNGVDCPFCRIPALSDEEGLIVARGESAYVVMNLYPYNPGHLLVCAFRHVADLTDLTDEERHEITDLSAHAMKTVRKVSGADGFNLGMNQGAISGAGVADHIHQHIVPRWSGDANFMPIIGKTKVLPQLLTMTREELAAAW; encoded by the coding sequence ATGGCAGGTATTGATGGCGTAGGAATGCCAGATGGTTGGCAGCGTTTATGGGCCCCACATCGCCTTGATTATTTGCGTGGTGAGAATCGTCCCCTTGAAGGCAATGGCGTTGATTGCCCGTTCTGCCGCATCCCAGCTTTATCGGATGAAGAAGGACTGATTGTTGCACGGGGAGAGAGTGCATACGTTGTGATGAATCTCTACCCCTATAACCCAGGACATCTTCTAGTCTGCGCCTTTCGACATGTTGCAGATTTAACAGATCTGACCGATGAAGAACGCCATGAGATTACAGATCTCAGTGCGCATGCAATGAAGACAGTGCGGAAAGTCTCAGGCGCGGATGGATTTAATCTGGGTATGAATCAAGGTGCAATATCAGGTGCAGGCGTTGCAGACCATATCCATCAACATATTGTTCCGCGCTGGTCAGGGGATGCAAACTTTATGCCGATTATTGGAAAGACAAAGGTATTGCCACAACTTCTTACAATGACACGAGAAGAGCTAGCTGCGGCTTGGTAG
- the thrS gene encoding threonine--tRNA ligase: MSIISVTVDGAARSIEGDQKPTQLFADSKEIVVCKINGVLKDLWTDLVEGDVIESVSISSPDGLAVLRHSTAHVMAQAVQQLFAQTRLGIGPPITDGFYYDFDPQNPFNPDDLEKIESAMRKIVKDGQRFKRRITTEKDALKELAHEPYKCELIGIKGGGTDETSVEVGGTELTIYDNLGRDGQPVWSDLCRGPHLPSTKHIPAFKLMRSAAAYWRGSEKNPMLQRIYGTAWPSQAELDAHLELLAEAEKRDHRRLGQELDLFSFPEEIGSGLAVFHPKGGIIRRAMEDYSRKRHEEEEYEFVYSPHLTKAALFEKSGHLDWYSEGMYPPMIMDEELHADGTIKRAGQQYYMKPMNCPFHNLIFQSRQRSYRELPLRLFEFGTVYRYEKSGVLHGITRARGFTQDDAHIYCTKEQMAGELDSLLTFVLNLLRDYGLEDFYLELSTRNPEKSVGEDADWKEATEALRTAAVAQNLELVLDEGGAAFYGPKISVQAKDAIGRTWQMSTIQVDFQLPQRFELEFAAADGSRQRPVMIHRALFGSIERFFGVLTEHYSGAFPPWLAPVQVMAIPVAEAFTDYLEGVVKQMKSAGIRAELDASDDRMQKKVRNAQMQKIPYMIIAGEEDMQAGAVSFRYRNGDQKNGIPIAEAIAEITATVAKRQQV; encoded by the coding sequence ATGTCCATAATCTCGGTGACCGTCGATGGTGCTGCTCGCAGCATCGAGGGTGATCAGAAGCCGACCCAACTCTTTGCTGATTCCAAAGAAATTGTCGTCTGCAAGATAAATGGTGTTCTTAAAGATCTGTGGACTGACCTTGTTGAGGGCGATGTCATCGAAAGTGTTTCTATCTCATCACCTGATGGACTTGCAGTTCTGCGACACTCAACTGCGCACGTGATGGCGCAAGCTGTGCAACAACTCTTTGCACAGACTCGACTAGGTATTGGTCCTCCGATTACCGATGGTTTCTACTACGACTTTGATCCACAGAATCCTTTTAATCCAGATGATCTGGAAAAGATTGAAAGTGCGATGCGCAAGATTGTTAAGGATGGCCAGAGATTTAAGCGCCGTATTACAACTGAGAAAGACGCACTCAAGGAACTCGCTCACGAGCCATATAAGTGCGAACTCATCGGCATTAAGGGTGGCGGCACAGATGAGACAAGCGTTGAAGTAGGCGGTACTGAGTTAACCATTTATGACAATTTAGGTCGCGATGGCCAGCCAGTCTGGTCAGATCTCTGTCGTGGACCACATTTGCCTTCAACTAAACATATTCCCGCCTTTAAGTTGATGAGAAGTGCTGCTGCATATTGGCGAGGTTCTGAGAAGAATCCAATGCTGCAACGTATTTATGGAACAGCATGGCCTTCACAAGCAGAGCTTGATGCGCACCTTGAACTTCTAGCAGAAGCAGAAAAGCGAGATCACAGACGCCTTGGCCAAGAGCTTGATCTCTTCTCTTTTCCTGAGGAGATTGGTTCAGGTCTTGCGGTCTTTCACCCCAAAGGCGGAATCATTCGCCGTGCGATGGAGGATTACTCACGCAAGCGCCATGAAGAAGAAGAATATGAATTCGTTTACTCGCCTCATCTAACAAAAGCTGCGCTCTTTGAAAAGTCTGGCCACTTGGATTGGTACTCAGAAGGTATGTATCCACCGATGATCATGGATGAAGAGCTCCATGCCGATGGAACCATTAAGCGAGCAGGCCAGCAGTACTACATGAAGCCTATGAACTGCCCCTTCCACAATCTGATTTTCCAGTCACGCCAGCGTTCCTACCGTGAGCTACCACTGCGCCTCTTTGAATTTGGAACTGTCTATCGCTATGAGAAATCTGGTGTTCTTCACGGCATCACACGCGCACGAGGCTTTACGCAAGATGATGCACATATCTATTGCACTAAAGAGCAGATGGCCGGTGAGCTCGATTCACTTCTGACATTCGTGCTCAATCTCCTTCGTGACTATGGTCTTGAAGATTTCTATCTCGAACTTTCCACACGTAACCCAGAGAAATCTGTCGGAGAAGATGCTGATTGGAAAGAGGCAACAGAAGCCCTTCGCACTGCAGCCGTTGCTCAGAATCTCGAGCTCGTCCTAGATGAAGGTGGAGCTGCCTTCTACGGTCCAAAGATCTCTGTGCAGGCAAAAGATGCCATTGGTCGCACATGGCAGATGTCTACAATCCAAGTCGACTTCCAACTTCCACAGCGATTTGAACTTGAGTTTGCTGCAGCAGATGGCTCTCGCCAGCGCCCAGTGATGATTCACCGCGCACTCTTTGGTTCTATTGAACGATTCTTTGGAGTCCTCACAGAACACTATTCAGGAGCATTCCCTCCATGGCTTGCCCCCGTTCAAGTAATGGCTATTCCTGTTGCTGAAGCTTTCACTGATTACTTAGAGGGTGTCGTTAAGCAGATGAAATCTGCAGGTATTCGCGCAGAACTAGATGCATCCGATGATCGCATGCAGAAGAAGGTGCGCAATGCGCAGATGCAGAAGATTCCATACATGATCATTGCTGGAGAAGAGGATATGCAGGCAGGTGCTGTCTCATTCCGTTATCGCAATGGCGATCAGAAAAATGGCATTCCAATAGCGGAAGCAATCGCTGAAATTACTGCGACTGTGGCTAAGCGCCAACAGGTGTAG
- a CDS encoding aminotransferase class IV, translating to MTAIDLDSYGFPKSSGIFETIKTVDGAPIALGRHMRRAVESALELGIGIPSEEFIRSEVIRTLSENPHAIGRLRICLGQNLFHITHDSYAENTEPARLNFYSQTVIGSIHKMFPYDDRFALIEAANDEGYNDCVLFNDKNEITETATANLAFLIADQWVTPPITAGILPGVVRAIAIEECGVKVRPIHISEIPEVESAFMLSSLRIAQPISHIGDMKLKIGDASRDLEEQIRSHSQPVSVG from the coding sequence ATGACAGCCATTGATCTTGATAGCTATGGCTTCCCGAAATCATCAGGAATCTTCGAAACCATCAAGACAGTTGATGGCGCACCCATTGCGCTGGGCCGCCACATGCGCCGAGCTGTGGAATCAGCTCTGGAGTTAGGTATTGGAATTCCATCGGAGGAGTTCATCCGCAGTGAAGTGATCAGAACCCTCTCAGAAAACCCTCACGCGATTGGTCGCCTACGTATTTGTCTGGGTCAGAATCTCTTTCACATAACTCATGACTCATACGCAGAAAACACTGAACCTGCGCGGTTGAATTTCTATAGCCAGACCGTCATTGGATCTATTCATAAGATGTTTCCTTATGACGATCGTTTTGCGTTGATTGAGGCTGCAAATGATGAGGGCTATAACGATTGCGTACTCTTTAACGATAAGAATGAGATTACTGAGACTGCAACAGCGAATCTAGCTTTCCTGATTGCAGATCAATGGGTGACGCCACCCATTACCGCAGGGATTTTGCCGGGTGTTGTGAGAGCGATTGCTATTGAGGAGTGTGGGGTGAAGGTTCGTCCCATCCACATCTCTGAAATACCAGAGGTGGAATCTGCATTTATGCTCTCAAGTCTTCGCATTGCACAGCCAATCTCACACATTGGGGATATGAAATTGAAGATAGGTGATGCTTCACGCGACTTAGAGGAGCAAATTCGCTCACACTCACAACCGGTTTCGGTAGGCTAA
- a CDS encoding chorismate-binding protein, translating into MFTQVSHMWMGGTHATNLIEVTDDASRLDDGSFWAVSISFEGKATFARFADVAHSDFPSASWKPLDAQWISSQSQIQYISYVSAIRHIIAAGGVYQVNACRQLSHDLKDHPSLTGLFSELLKRNPAEFACYLKVEDLEIASASPERFLSRNGSGILTSPIKGTITQKEDVFGDKDKAENLMIVDLMRNDLGRICETGSVEVSELFRHEKHPGITHLVSDVSGKLREGISWSEIFTAVMAPGSVSGAPKSSALSIIGENEGVRGPYCGTLGWIHGDRAELSVAIRTFWTTGDSVLRYGTGAGITWGSNPAAEWEETQLKARHLISIAGGEL; encoded by the coding sequence ATGTTTACTCAGGTTTCGCATATGTGGATGGGTGGCACTCATGCAACCAATCTCATTGAAGTAACTGATGATGCATCCCGTTTAGATGATGGATCTTTCTGGGCAGTCTCAATCTCCTTTGAAGGTAAAGCAACTTTTGCGCGCTTTGCAGATGTAGCGCACTCAGATTTTCCATCCGCTTCTTGGAAACCATTAGATGCGCAATGGATCAGCTCCCAAAGTCAGATTCAGTACATTTCATATGTATCTGCCATTCGCCACATCATTGCTGCAGGTGGTGTCTATCAAGTAAATGCATGTAGGCAGCTGAGCCATGATTTAAAGGACCATCCATCATTGACGGGCCTCTTCTCTGAATTACTCAAACGAAATCCTGCAGAGTTCGCCTGTTATCTCAAAGTAGAGGATCTCGAAATTGCTTCGGCTTCACCTGAACGCTTCTTAAGCAGGAACGGGTCAGGAATACTCACATCTCCCATCAAAGGAACGATCACGCAGAAAGAGGATGTATTCGGCGATAAAGACAAGGCTGAAAATCTGATGATTGTTGATTTGATGCGCAATGACCTAGGCCGCATCTGCGAGACAGGTTCTGTTGAAGTCAGTGAACTTTTTAGACATGAAAAGCACCCTGGAATTACCCACCTCGTTTCTGATGTGAGTGGGAAATTGCGCGAAGGAATTTCCTGGAGTGAGATTTTTACAGCAGTGATGGCACCAGGATCGGTAAGTGGTGCACCAAAGAGTTCTGCTCTGTCGATAATCGGTGAGAACGAAGGAGTGCGTGGTCCCTATTGTGGAACGCTAGGCTGGATTCACGGTGACCGCGCTGAGCTATCGGTTGCTATTCGAACTTTCTGGACAACGGGTGATTCGGTACTTCGATATGGGACGGGTGCTGGAATTACGTGGGGTAGTAATCCTGCTGCAGAGTGGGAAGAGACGCAGCTCAAGGCTCGTCATCTGATTTCAATTGCAGGGGGAGAGCTATGA
- a CDS encoding uracil-xanthine permease family protein, whose protein sequence is MSLLSWNLHGNGKSIKDGEVVKPDERLAWPLTIGVGVQHIAAMFGATFLVPIITGFPPSTTLFFSGLGTLIFLALTKNMVPSYLGSSFAFLAPIAAAQASGGMAVALGGVLVTGVILALVGLLINAIGIGWVNWLLPPIVTGSIVMIIGLNLAGAANNNFKAAPVTAIITLAAVAIIGAVSKGFLGRISIFGGIIVGYAFAATQGDINFDGVKAAKWFALPTFTSPSFDTNAILLFLPVVLVLIAENVGHVKAVAAMTGKDLDGQMGNALFADGVATTLAGAGGGSGTTTYAENIGVMAATRIYSTAAYWVAGLGAILLSLCPKFGAVLSATPAGVLGGVGVALYGMIGVLGAKIWIENKVNFGDSTNLLIAATTLIIGIADMTWKSGDYSFGGIVNGTLVAVVGYQVLRALNKASGKAS, encoded by the coding sequence ATGTCGCTTCTATCTTGGAATCTGCATGGCAATGGAAAGTCAATTAAAGATGGTGAAGTAGTAAAACCAGACGAACGTCTTGCATGGCCTCTGACTATTGGCGTTGGTGTTCAGCACATCGCCGCAATGTTCGGTGCCACATTCTTAGTCCCAATCATTACGGGATTCCCACCAAGCACAACTCTCTTCTTCTCAGGCCTTGGAACTCTTATCTTCCTTGCTCTGACCAAGAATATGGTTCCAAGCTACCTTGGATCATCGTTTGCATTCCTTGCACCTATTGCTGCAGCACAGGCAAGTGGCGGAATGGCTGTAGCTCTCGGTGGAGTTCTTGTGACAGGTGTGATCCTGGCTCTTGTTGGACTTCTTATCAATGCAATTGGAATTGGCTGGGTTAATTGGCTGCTTCCTCCTATCGTGACTGGCTCAATCGTCATGATTATTGGTCTTAACCTTGCTGGCGCTGCCAATAACAACTTCAAGGCTGCTCCAGTTACAGCAATCATTACATTGGCTGCAGTTGCAATTATTGGCGCGGTTTCCAAGGGATTCTTGGGTCGCATCAGTATCTTCGGCGGAATCATTGTGGGTTACGCATTTGCGGCAACTCAAGGAGACATCAACTTCGATGGCGTCAAGGCTGCAAAGTGGTTCGCACTTCCAACCTTTACCTCCCCATCATTTGATACCAATGCAATCCTGCTCTTCCTGCCCGTAGTTCTTGTCCTGATTGCAGAGAATGTGGGTCATGTTAAGGCAGTTGCTGCAATGACCGGAAAAGATCTAGATGGTCAGATGGGTAACGCGCTCTTTGCTGATGGCGTTGCAACAACACTTGCAGGTGCAGGTGGCGGATCGGGTACGACGACATACGCTGAAAACATTGGCGTCATGGCTGCCACTCGCATCTACTCAACTGCTGCATATTGGGTTGCAGGTCTTGGAGCAATTCTGTTATCCCTCTGCCCTAAGTTCGGTGCAGTACTGAGCGCAACTCCAGCAGGTGTCCTTGGTGGAGTCGGCGTTGCTCTCTATGGAATGATCGGTGTTCTCGGTGCAAAGATTTGGATCGAAAATAAGGTCAACTTCGGAGATTCAACTAACCTCCTCATCGCTGCAACCACATTGATTATCGGCATCGCCGATATGACATGGAAGAGTGGCGATTATTCATTCGGTGGCATTGTCAACGGAACTCTCGTTGCAGTCGTCGGATATCAGGTACTGCGCGCACTCAATAAGGCGTCAGGTAAAGCTTCCTAA
- a CDS encoding LysE/ArgO family amino acid transporter, which yields MIALITGFFTGLSLIVAIGAQNAFVIKQGLLRSHVTLVVFVCAISDALLIIVGTGGLGRIIQSKPDLLNIIRWFGVIYLTWFGIKSVRAAFRNETLTASDKSAESWKKVLVTVLAMTYLNPHVYLDTVIFVGSLANQFESQRWYFALGACIASGVWFSAIGYGARSASHLMSKPIFWRILESVIAAIMFTLAITLAFYKFS from the coding sequence GTGATTGCGCTCATTACAGGTTTTTTTACTGGTTTATCCCTCATCGTTGCAATCGGTGCTCAAAATGCCTTCGTCATTAAACAGGGACTGCTACGAAGCCATGTAACCCTGGTTGTTTTCGTCTGTGCAATATCAGATGCTCTTCTAATCATTGTGGGAACTGGAGGACTTGGCAGGATCATCCAATCAAAACCTGATCTGCTTAATATCATCCGTTGGTTTGGCGTCATATACCTCACCTGGTTTGGTATAAAAAGTGTGCGCGCGGCTTTTCGCAATGAAACACTCACAGCATCTGATAAGTCAGCCGAATCGTGGAAGAAGGTGCTTGTCACTGTCTTGGCAATGACCTACCTCAACCCACATGTTTATCTGGATACAGTGATTTTTGTTGGAAGTCTTGCTAATCAATTTGAATCCCAACGTTGGTACTTCGCACTTGGCGCCTGCATCGCAAGCGGAGTCTGGTTCTCAGCTATCGGCTATGGAGCTCGATCTGCTTCGCACTTGATGTCAAAACCAATATTTTGGAGAATTCTCGAAAGCGTAATAGCAGCGATTATGTTCACCCTCGCAATAACACTTGCCTTCTATAAGTTTAGTTAG
- a CDS encoding DMT family transporter, giving the protein MSTTKQRAGIFAVLGAALCFGTTGTTQQLGVPDISPVAVASARLICGSLFLFFFAYFQRHSRGQVRMPARDLIICGVGIGMYQLTFFSAVHSTGIAIATVTALGAAPTLSAIVAYLLMGEKPQKNWYLGTSITILGIVLVGTTNGVASFNGKGVALAVLAGFGFAVFNVVCRRSLARGAQDMWLTATTFGVAALVSSPFLFTQNPEWILTSKGFLTVLWLGLITTSIGYVLFMYGLKRIESSLAATVVLAEPATATILAAVVIGEKLTLQSYLGIAIVSSGILYLSRKSSN; this is encoded by the coding sequence ATGAGTACTACCAAGCAGAGAGCAGGAATTTTTGCTGTATTGGGAGCTGCTCTCTGTTTCGGAACCACAGGAACCACGCAGCAACTCGGCGTTCCAGATATATCACCTGTGGCAGTTGCTTCAGCCAGATTAATCTGTGGCTCTCTCTTCCTCTTCTTCTTTGCATACTTCCAACGTCATAGCCGCGGGCAAGTCCGCATGCCTGCGCGCGATCTCATTATTTGTGGTGTGGGTATCGGGATGTATCAGCTCACCTTCTTTAGTGCAGTCCACTCAACCGGTATTGCAATTGCGACTGTTACCGCACTAGGGGCAGCACCGACTCTTTCGGCGATAGTCGCGTATTTACTCATGGGGGAGAAACCGCAGAAGAATTGGTATCTAGGAACTTCCATCACAATCCTTGGCATAGTTCTGGTTGGAACTACAAATGGGGTTGCCTCTTTCAATGGCAAGGGAGTGGCACTTGCCGTTCTTGCAGGATTTGGTTTTGCTGTGTTTAACGTGGTCTGCAGACGCTCACTTGCACGGGGAGCTCAAGATATGTGGCTGACTGCGACGACTTTCGGAGTAGCAGCACTTGTCAGTTCTCCATTCCTCTTTACCCAAAACCCAGAATGGATTCTTACCTCAAAGGGTTTTCTCACTGTCCTATGGCTGGGCCTCATCACCACATCTATTGGATATGTGCTCTTTATGTATGGACTCAAGAGAATCGAATCAAGTCTTGCTGCAACCGTTGTCCTTGCAGAGCCGGCAACTGCCACAATCCTTGCAGCAGTAGTTATTGGTGAGAAACTCACTCTTCAGAGTTATCTAGGAATAGCGATTGTGTCCAGCGGAATTCTTTATCTGAGCCGGAAAAGTTCTAACTAA